The genome window tcaaggATTCCATCGAATGCTTAAATTTATGTCCTCCTTGTAATCATGATCTGGAAGTAAGGTGTTATCTGTGCGGGTGTAGATTCGGgaatttagaatatttgacAAGGGGCTGTAGGGGAGTCCGTAGGAGGTATTAGATTAGAAGACGTAGTGAGCAGAAGATGAGAGAGAAGGGTTGTATGATAGctcgagaaattgaaaaagaaagcagaagaaaagaataaaaaaataggggATAAGCAGCCCAAAGAGAGTTTTAATGAACACAGGGATGCAATAACTAGAGTAGAAGAAGACGTGGGCCATGCACCGATTGGTTTTAAGAACCATCGATTCAATTGAAGACTGTAGTCACTATTGCTGTTGTTGTCAGTATTTATGATCATTGTTCTGGTTGTCATCACGGAGTGAGACTGTCGTTAGAAAGCAGTCATACAACTATGGGGGATGCATGGGGTAGTGCAACGCTTGTGTGAGTTCCTTAAGTACTCTTTCTACCGATCTATTCATCAATTGGTAGAACTTGTTTTAGAATAGTGTGAAAGTATATACGTTTAGAAACTGTTAATTGCAATCATTGGAAGTTGATGGTGTACGTGCAGTGAATCATTTCTGTTTCTAACTTCAATAGTGTATACCTTCAAATTTTTAGTAGAAGGTAGAACGTGGTACATAATTGTGTCAGGTGCTAGGGAGATGCTAGTGATTATGATAAATTGGATGATAAATGGTATAATAATTTGCATTGTTTCTGTCGGTATTTACAAATGCCAGTCCTAGGagttgatttttatattatcgaatAGTATTACGAACAAACATTATGAGTAATTATAACGCTTCCGATGAAGGATTCTAAGAGATAACATGTAATAAAAACATGAGAACAATGGAGTATAGCTATAACAAACAATTCTTCAATCTATCGTCCCATAGATTTTTTACACAGCAAGTATTCTTACACTTAACTAGATCTATTAAGATCTTACTTACTTAGATACTTAGATCTATTAATACATGATTGAAAACTTTGTCAATCATGTATTATAGTCTGTAAcattaatcataaaattagTTCAATCGTCGacttatttatttgttgatattttcttataatatcCTTTCAGAATTCCACTTCATCACATCATTTGCTGCAACAAATTCAAATATGCGAAACCTGTCTTTATCACCTGAAATGGCAGAATATTTCACGTGAACAGACAACATTGCTATGAGTACAAGTATAGAATAAACTTACACTACCAAAAGTGTAAACGGACATATGAACTAATTTTCCTGCAGTGATATGAACGACCACATTTGATCGTGCGATGACCATAATCAAGTCGAGGATTGTTTTAGCTGGTAAATAATACCAGTTCGTCATGTAAACGACTTCACCAATTTTCTTGCACTGTTAAGAATTTGTTGAATTAATCATCACGAATTTGATTTCCAGAATTTATATTACCCCGTATTAACATTAGAGCGATGTATGAAACATGTAGGTGccaaagaaattgaaaaaatgaatgacatatgaaaaaatcattcaaattaccaaaaatgtaTCATTGTGAATCTATAAAAgttatatgaaaatgattaattattaattttgattactCTGGTAGTTTTAGGGTTAGAGTGTTAATGTCTCGCTGATACCTGTTCCGTTAATAGTTCACCGATGTAACATATTACGAAAATGTTAAAACAGATTGTAACGAACATCATAAAATACGATGCCAAATTTCGAATATCATGCTCTGCCCATTCCTAAGAcaaaatcgtaaaaagaatAGAACAATTATACAGAATATTAAAGTTATATCTGCTGTGGAAAATAACAGGCAAACAATAAAAGTATAGTAATTATGTACCGATAGAATGTAGTAGCCAATTACGCATATATCCATCGTGCACCTTAACATTTCCAGCAAACAGATTTTATTCATCACATCCTcgatatatgatataaaactGCAATTAACACGTAATATAATCCAAATGATCGCTCTTAAAAAACACacaaaaaagatttttaaaaaacctTACTTCAATGTCCTCAGATGTCGTTCTACGATTACTCCAATTTGTATGAAACCACCAGTTTTCTTCTCTACTCTGGTTTCATTGACAAATTCAGCGATCCACAATGTAATAACATTTAGCTGACCGCATGCGTGAGCAGTTAGAACTGCTGCGAGACTAAAGATCCCAATTGTACTAAAATTTGCGATAACAGTAGACCAAATTTGCAAGAAAAGCATGAATTCGTTTGTTGGAATTTCGTCGACGTTCACCAGCTTCTTATATACTGCACAAGGTAGCACATGTAAAACTCTCGTCTCATTCGCAATTCGAATCTCTACTGTATTTAATGCTGTCACAAAACAAAAGCACAGGACGCTTGATTGCACAAAAATTGCGGTGAACGCCGCTATGTAGCGACCGATTCTCGCGTTTTTCAACATCACGTGTTGATCTTCCTCTCTGGTCACTGTTCGCCAGTCAGCTTCTATGTATGACACGCATTTTCGTATGTCTTTGTTGTGAATTAATAAAACCGCGTAATTAAAGCTGCTGACGAACCAATGATTCACAAAACCGAAGGTTTTCAATTTGAAGTTGAACGTCTCGTCTTCCAGAATTATTACTAGTAAACTAGGAATCGCAGTAAGAATTAAGGTGCTGAAGCAAACGAtgttcaaaataaatgaaacaatctTTTCGAGTCTTGTCGTGGAAGGAGACGATGGCCAAGCGCCGATCGGTTTTAAGAACCATCGATTCAGTTGAAGACTATAGTCACTGTTTTTCTTGCTGTCACCTTCTATGATCACTACTTCGGTCGTCATCGCGAAATAATGCCATTGTTAGAAACCAAGCGTCTAGATATAGAGGATGTTGGCAGAAGTTTAACGCTTGCGCGAGTTTTTTAGCTATTTGTTCAACTGATCGATTCGTCTAGTCGGCAGAACTTTTTTAGAATACCATGAAAGTATATACGCTTGGAAACTGTCAGTTGCAATCATGTGAAGCGGATGGTGTACGTGGAATGAATCATTCGTGTCTCTAACTTTAACAGTGtatgttttcaaatttttagtGAATGGTGGGTGGTGATATGCGAGTATGTTATGTGCTAGGATATTGTGactataagaaattttataataaatgatacaaTAATTTGCAATATATTTGTCGGTATTTAGAAATGCCAGTTCTAAggtttgatttttatatcatcGAATACTTGTAcgagaaattttattgtttccaaataattaacaatagataaaataaaaatattttatcaattatatcTTAAACATCTATGTATTATCGATACTTACGACGCCAAAGATCGTGATAGATATTTGTACGAATTTTTCAGCAGTAATGTTGACCACCATACTCGATCTTGAAATAACCAGGATTAAACCGAGAGCAGTTTTGTTAGGTAATCGGTACCTTCAGTCATATACACTTTTTCCAAAATCTTTCACCCTATCGTGTGTTTGATAGTTTGAggtttaatataaatactgctttattattactttcttacctGTTCAGTAACTATTTTTCTGATATAACagaatatgaatatattaaacaCCATAGATGCATATAGGATAACGTATACAATTAGCATATCCTTCAATTTTTCctgagaaattaaaatatgtatgtcgTACAAATGCTAGTGCGAATTAAGTAGAAAAGTCAACGTATGAGTCGCGATTCtgtattttgatttatttatttatgttaaaaGATATCTTaatgtttgatttattttaactcTAACTATAAGATATTGtctaaacattttcaatatataaattatttcttttatttctattttgaaacgtaCCGTGAGACAATGATGTATGATTAAAACACATCTTCATCGTACACCCCACCAATTCAATCAGAAGCTCACATCGTGACAGTGGTCAAGATGATCCTAGAAAGGATCTACATGGTGAGCACGATCTTATTTATCTGAATCTAATAAACAATAGGTTCGTTTAAACCGGGCGAGGTAACGGGTACATGAAAAAACTGCCATTCTCTACACGAAACAACAGCTTCTTAAAACCTTTAGTCGCGTTGCATGCCAGAATATCACTATGCATACCCAGTGCAGGAATACGTAGTGTTATTAAAAAcaacaattttcaataaatttcacaTAATGCAAATTTCAGACGGTTGAAagttaaataacttttatccgaaacatatttttatgaaaaatttggaCGTGCCTGAAAAATCTTCGCGATAGTTACATACGTTGTTCAACCTgtatttttactataattaCTGAAGCTtaatttttgcttttattttacaacagTCAATTAACAGccaaaatatttagaaatggATATCAGGTTAAACTGAGACAATTTTACTTGCATAAACATAGATTCCTGTATCGTGATTACATctcatttcaaattttgttgtaGTCTGATTATTAATGGATTTCAATCGTAATTAAATGAGGAAATAACAAAGttgaaaaaacaaagaattttttctgtttgaaatttaCGACTTCTAGCCTGTTAATTCttaacatacaaaattttatgcaatatttacgtatattt of Bombus pascuorum chromosome 6, iyBomPasc1.1, whole genome shotgun sequence contains these proteins:
- the LOC132907831 gene encoding uncharacterized protein LOC132907831, with translation MTTEVVIIEGDSKKNSDYSLQLNRWFLKPIGAWPSSPSTTRLEKIVSFILNIVCFSTLILTAIPSLLVIILEDETFNFKLKTFGFVNHWFVSSFNYAVLLIHNKDIRKCVSYIEADWRTVTREEDQHVMLKNARIGRYIAAFTAIFVQSSVLCFCFVTALNTVEIRIANETRVLHVLPCAVYKKLVNVDEIPTNEFMLFLQIWSTVIANFSTIGIFSLAAVLTAHACGQLNVITLWIAEFVNETRVEKKTGGFIQIGVIVERHLRTLNFISYIEDVMNKICLLEMLRCTMDICVIGYYILSEWAEHDIRNLASYFMMFVTICFNIFVICYIGELLTEQVSARH